The Arachis ipaensis cultivar K30076 chromosome B07, Araip1.1, whole genome shotgun sequence genomic interval CGATAAGCACGTGGAGGTATCCAACCACTATCGGAGGCCCCAATTATATCAACAGGCTCCTGGTCTGAGTCATCATCCCGCATTGCATTCTCAACTCGGTCAGGTTCTCCCAACCCTACAACATCAGGAGTAATGCCAGGATCATTATCCACCTCACATGTCTGCTACCGGACCCCACAACTCTCGAATGGTACAGAACTAACTGCCTCCATACAGTCTAAATCAGCCGCAAAGGAAGGAGATGCAACGTATGGAACAGTTGGTGGAGTTGCAACCATAGAACTAGAAGGACCGCCCATGGCAATCGAGTGATGAACCAGAACTGATGCCCCTGAAGTCTGAACTATCAACACCGACCTCCAACTTCGCATACAGCTCGTGTATTCTGACCTCTGAAAAACTCCTACGACAATGAAACAGAACCCAAATATCTTTATCGGCCGCTATCACAAACGTATCATACTTCACACTGGTTGACACAACTGCGATAGAGATCTTATAAAATAACTTTTTCACCCACTTGCTCCCAAATACCTCAAGTTTCTGCAATATGCTGTTCTTTAGATATGACAAGGTATTTGATGAACTGATAAATACATTGAAAAGTTCTctatcagtgaacttcacaccgtaTTTTTTGCTTTTATGAATTTTCTCAGAGCAATTCACTAGTACTTGGAAACTCTCATCCTCACTTACCATTGTGAAAATGATCCTCTTCAACACAATTGATTTTCACCGTGTATATATAGAATTTTTACTCCTCATAAACCGTGGAAGGGGTACCACGATTTATGTGTGCATGCCCCTATTCATAAACCGTGGAAGAGGTACCAAAGTTTATGTGTATACTGCTTTATTCATAAACCGTGGAAGGGATACCACAGTTTATATATTTCTACTAAAACGTGAAAGGGATTTCACAGATTATATAAGCAAGTAACGAATTCTCAATTGTTGTATTTGGGTAAACTTTTTCTCCATATATTTCATTTACGTAAATTGCCCTTTAATCCATTGATAATCATTATTATTATNNNNNNNNNNNNNNNNNNNNNNNNNNNNNNNNNNNNNNNNNNNNNNNNNNNNNNNNNNNNNNNNNNNNNNNNNNNNNNNNNNNNNNNNNNNNNNNNNNNNNNNNNNNNNNNNNNNNNNNNNNNNNNNNNNNNNNNNNNNNNNNNNNNNNNNNNNNNNNNNNNNNNNNNNNNNNNNNNNNNNNNNNNNATTGGACAACCCCCAATCCTAGGTACACAACACACCCACACACTCCTCACATATTTATCATATTTTTTCCACAAATGCAACCTCTAGAGTTTGAACTCTAGACCTTTAGTAATGGGGAGGGGGTGAAATGCCACTGAGCCAAGGCTCTTCGGCCTCAATCAACCTCTGTTGGTTATATAGTATGATTAATTTCGCTAAAAATCCAAAACATATTCTTAGGGCCTAAAAGGGCATCTAGTCAATTCAACCGGGCCGGCCCAGGAAACATTCTCAAAAGAACGCAAATTGGTAAATTCATAGATCATATGGGGGCATTTCGGGAAACCAGAAAACACCACCAACAAAATCAGAGTCCACTGAAACTATTGTCTTGTTTGGAACACTTTTCAGCTCAGAGACAGACACAATCACACAAAGAAATGGCTTCGTGGTGTGCTTCGAGGTGCTTCCAGATTCCGGCGATGGACGTCGCCGCACTCCGCAACCGCGCCTCCATCGCCGCCGCCGCCGGCGTAGGGTGCGCTTCCATTGCCGGCACCTCATTCCTCCGCTCATCAAAATCAAAGCGCGCTTTGCCATTCACCTGCTTAAGCATCTCAACTGATGCCAGTTAGTTACAACAAAACCCCTTCAATTTTTTCTCATCAAAATTCAAACTTTTCGTTAAAATTATACTCTTTTTCACATTTTGATGTGTTTCCAAATCCTGGGTCATTTTACTTGTCcccatttttttctttaatttattttgactGTGATTTTTGTGTAGGTTTAAAGGAAGCTGTTAAAACTGAGAAGGCTCCAGCTGCATTGGGACCGTATTCTCAAGCAAtcaaatccaacaaccttctCTTTGTTTCAGGTGTTCTTGGCCTTGTTCCTGAGGTTAGTCAATTTTTCTTAGCAATGATGCGTTTGTTTCAGCTTACTATTTTGTTAGAAGaacctttttttttaacttaaaaaaatgtTCAATTTTTTACCTGTGGTTGAATAAATATTAGAAATAATAAGGATAGTGTCAATTAGGCTTAATGTCTCCCAAAAGTTGTGAATATGTGCATTTATGATGAGCCTGATAGTAGCTTCTGAGATAAATTAGTTCTCATCTTCTTTGTCTTTTAGATGATTTTAGTTGTAGAATCACCTAGGCTTAGTGTTCCCCAACATTTGTGTATATGTGCATTTGTGCTGGGTAATTGAGAATTTTTTGTTTTGGTCTTGAATGCAGACAGGGAAGTTTGTCTCTGATAATGTTGAAGATCAGACAGAGCAGGTACCAGAACTTTTGCACTTGCAACATTTCAATGTTATTATCATATAGGCATAATTTGTTTTGTACTTTTGTTTGTGATTTGTTACTTTTCTGATGGTTTCGTGTGTATGAACTTTAATTCTTCGTTTCTATGTGTTCTCTCCCTTCCCTAAAAGGACATACGTTTCTTGATTTCATTTGATTGTTGTGTTAAATGTGAATATAAACCATGGATAGTGATTTAGCTTCAAATGACTGAAATGGTTTGTATTAGGACACAATGGTATTTGATTCATGTAGGTGGCTTTTATCGTATGAGAAAAGACTTTGATGATGTTGTTCTTGTTGCATTCTTGTAAACATTTACATTTTAGTTCAACACTAGTAATATTCTCATGGTGTTACGTTGCGCTACAAGTGAAAGTGCATTGAGCTGATTCACATGCTTACCATTTAAATAATTTTGCATTGCAGATCCTTAAAAATATGGGGGAAATCCTTAAAGCCGGTGGTGCCAATTACTCATCGGTTGTTAAGACCACAATCATGTAAGAATCCCTTGCTCCACTATAGTTTGAGATCGTGTTATGAGTCTCACGGGACTAATTCCTGAAAAAGAATCACACATTGGGGAAAAAGAGCCTTATAAGACCTATGGCCCTCCCACAATAATAGCTAGCTTTTGTGGTAATGATTCTCCCAAGGTCTTGTAGCTCATTACAGATCGGATTGGTGATCGTGTGAGTCTTTCGCAAGATGCTAGTTTTAATGATTTATTTATTGCAGGTTGGCTGACTTGAAGGACTTTAAGAAAGTCAACGAGATCTATGCTAAATGTGAGTTCTTTTGTAGTGATTTTCAATGTTTGCTTGACGCATTTTATGTTAGAGCGAATTCTAAGCTTGCAACAGCATGTCTAGGTGAAAAGACGAGTAGCTCCGTTCTAAGACTTTCCGTTTGGTTCACTTTGCATTGCATGTTATGAAAATAAGTAGCTTTGAGGTTTAATGGCACTTAACTCCCCAAAACTTTGAACATGTGCAAATTGACCCCCCTAAACTTTCCTAAATATGCAACTTTATTACCTTAAATTTGTTgaaagtgtgtgtgtgtttttttttttctccgaAAAGCATCAACATGGTGAATCTCTACATAGTTGGGAAAGCTCAATTCACACATTTTAAAATTTCAAGAACTAAAGTACAAATTTTTGTGGTTTCTGTAATTTAAATTTGAAGATTCATCTAATATCTTGCCATAGTGAATAAATAGTACATCATCATATATGCTAAGAGTGGAAACTGGAAACTAAAAACTAAACTGGTTTTGAAATAGTAAGGTTTTTTCAGTCTCCAACTCTCCATATTAATTTCAGATATTCAATAAATCTTCATTCATTGACTTTTGTGTTTTCAAATGGTTTCAGATTTTCCATCAACTCCCCCAGCTCGTTCAACATATCAGGTAGCTGCATTGCCATTGGATGCAAAGATTGAAATTGAGTGCATAGCAGCTCTATAAGCAAAATTGAAGCAGCAATTTCATAATAATAAACCTTGGCCCTTAAGCAAAGTTCAGTTAATTAATAATTCAAAAGGGTGCATATATATCCtagtgttggagttttattttggatttttttgccACCTCTTTTGAGTTATCATGCTCTTGTCATTACAATTGTTCTAGTTACTTGATTATGCGGCCATTAAAAGTGAAAGAAACTAAGCAAACATGTTGTTTGTTATGCAGCTTCTTGTAGAATTTTATCACATAAGAACGAACATGCAATGATGTATCACTTCTTAATAACAGTCTTAAACATTTTGTCTTAATGTTAAGTGAAGGAAAAAAAATGTAAGAGACAATCAATTTATTGGAATCTTAAAATTATGCGCTTCAGCTAAGTAGCTAATATCTGGTTATTAAGAAAAATATGTTGCATGTATGaacaaaaaaacaaataaataaataaaataaggtttaattactctatcagTCTATATAGTTTcactgaattttcaattaggtttttttttttttgattgagTTCCTATatcatatcagattttgtaattaagcCTATGTCGTAATAAAAATATTggaattaacagaatatttcgTTAAATAAAATGAATATGTCTAAAACTAAATATTTTGTAtagtttaacagaatattctgttaattttaacGTTTTTGTCATGGTAGGAATTTAGTTACAAAATTTTATatagtataaaaatt includes:
- the LOC107609050 gene encoding reactive Intermediate Deaminase A, chloroplastic, which gives rise to MASWCASRCFQIPAMDVAALRNRASIAAAAGVGCASIAGTSFLRSSKSKRALPFTCLSISTDASLKEAVKTEKAPAALGPYSQAIKSNNLLFVSGVLGLVPETGKFVSDNVEDQTEQILKNMGEILKAGGANYSSVVKTTIMLADLKDFKKVNEIYAKYFPSTPPARSTYQVAALPLDAKIEIECIAAL